TGGAAGAGCAAGACGTGATGCTCCTGCTCGACACTTTGCGGGTCGACGGCCCAAGCCTTGATCGCGATTCGAGCCAACGACTTCACCAAGCCGTAAAAGAGGATTACGCCGATATTCCATCTAAATACCAACAGAGGCAAAAGATCAAGCAAAACGAATATTACCAGGCCTTGCAGGTCAAGTACGCATACGCCGTCACGTGTCATAAGGCGCAGGGTGGTCAGTGGAAACACGTTTTCGTTGAGCAGGCCTACCTGCCCACCGGCGAACCCGATATCGCCTACTTGCGTTGGCTTTACACGGCCATAACGCGTGCTACGGAAAAAGTATATTTGATCGGATTCAAGGACGATTATTTCGAAGAATCATGAAGAAGTGGTTAGGAAAGACCATTCTGGGACTTTTCGGTTGGAAGATCAGCGGGTCGGTTCCCAAGGAACTCAAACGAATGGTCATGGTGGCTGCACCGCATACCAGTAACTGGGATTACTCCATTGCCATACTGTCGTTCTGGTACATCGGTATTCGTATGCGGTATTTCATCAAGGACGCCTACACCCGGTCTGTATTCGGCTTTTTATTTCGCGCTTCTGGTGCTATTGGGGTCGATCGAAGTCGACGTGGAAACCTCACTTCGTTCGCTATTGAGCAACTCCTAGAAAATGACGAAATGGTGATCTTGGTTCCGGCCGAAGGCACTCGCTCCCGCGTCGATAAGTGGAAGACCGGATTCTATCACATCGCTATTCAGGCCGAGGTTCCGATCGTGTTGGGCTATGTCGATTACGAAAAGCGCATCGCCGGTATCGGTCCGGTTTATTACCCTACGGGAGATTTTGAAACCGATATGGCGCATATTGAAGATTTTTACCGCGATAAGGCGGGGCGCTACCCTGAAAAGTACAATCCGAGTATTTATTGACCGGCGTGGTCGACGAAGTACATGTCCATAAGCCCTTTATTCTTCGCTTCAATGCGTCCGCGATGCCTAGTTTTAAAGGAATCTCGAACCAAGTCAAAGGTCGTTTGACTGATGTTGACCTTTCCCGGCTCGCTGTTTTGTTCCATCCGCGCCGCAGTATTCACGGCATCGCCCCAAACGTCGTACTGGAATTTCATGGTTCCAACTACACCGGCCACGACATCTCCCGTATGCAGACCGATACGCACGGCAAGTGATCTGTCGGGCCGCAGTTCATTAATGGCATCGACCTCGTCGCGCATGGCCGGGGCAGCTCGCACAACATCTGCAGCGGCAGCTTTATTTTCGACGG
This Flavobacteriales bacterium DNA region includes the following protein-coding sequences:
- a CDS encoding adenylate/guanylate cyclase domain-containing protein is translated as MTILFADFVGFTTLSERLSPSELVTEIDSYFRAFDRICQTYGLEKIKTIGDAYLAVGGMPVENKAAAADVVRAAPAMRDEVDAINELRPDRSLAVRIGLHTGDVVAGVVGTMKFQYDVWGDAVNTAARMEQNSEPGKVNISQTTFDLVRDSFKTRHRGRIEAKNKGLMDMYFVDHAGQ
- a CDS encoding 1-acyl-sn-glycerol-3-phosphate acyltransferase, yielding MKKWLGKTILGLFGWKISGSVPKELKRMVMVAAPHTSNWDYSIAILSFWYIGIRMRYFIKDAYTRSVFGFLFRASGAIGVDRSRRGNLTSFAIEQLLENDEMVILVPAEGTRSRVDKWKTGFYHIAIQAEVPIVLGYVDYEKRIAGIGPVYYPTGDFETDMAHIEDFYRDKAGRYPEKYNPSIY